The following proteins are encoded in a genomic region of Haloarcula marina:
- a CDS encoding DUF7519 family protein has protein sequence MTDADTRPVEPTAALAGTVAVALAVALGLAIDGPLPVAAGVTGALLVAAGVWALDGETNARVAVGSGGLVLGTLALGAATLLAAGSYALPVHLLCWWAVLCVVVDAATGITATEALGTALRESGNALLVGVVVAVLLNLNAEFNILTAVAVMTLAVAVADPFGAFVSLQLAVLGTSWLLSKVTPVLDDWLPAEGAARNGTLRTLDEASTVPREVPKTVWALVAAECVLLFVPAVRALFATFLDGLPVLGQVLRVLLSGPLHVLVAAIAVALCTVLLADVARYWVADWLGESPAETLALQAGGLFTTAVVLVGTAVATALGASLFGAPATGMSAVVGPAAVVLCSVVAALLVVGLALQSANLLAAYGVLSSSTAGFSLGSALLFGATLWAAELGVGTPLVVGGVAASLLVWDLGTHASGIGATLGRAAESTDSQFVHATGSVLVLAVAVGVAVAARYLLVPALAPPATQAAAWRSVVALGLVLVAILAFAAASALRGGRPSGE, from the coding sequence GTGACCGACGCCGACACCCGACCTGTCGAACCGACCGCCGCGTTGGCGGGGACCGTCGCGGTTGCACTCGCCGTCGCCCTCGGCCTCGCCATCGACGGACCCCTTCCGGTTGCGGCGGGCGTGACGGGCGCGCTACTGGTCGCCGCGGGGGTCTGGGCGCTCGACGGCGAGACGAACGCGCGCGTCGCGGTCGGGAGCGGCGGTCTCGTCCTCGGGACGCTCGCCCTCGGCGCGGCGACCCTCCTCGCGGCGGGAAGCTACGCCCTGCCGGTCCACCTCCTCTGCTGGTGGGCCGTCCTCTGCGTGGTCGTCGACGCGGCGACGGGCATCACCGCCACCGAAGCGCTGGGGACCGCGCTCCGCGAGAGCGGGAACGCCCTGCTCGTCGGCGTCGTCGTCGCCGTCCTCCTGAACCTGAACGCGGAGTTCAACATCCTCACCGCCGTTGCCGTGATGACCCTCGCCGTGGCCGTCGCCGACCCCTTCGGCGCGTTCGTCTCGCTCCAACTGGCCGTCCTCGGCACCAGTTGGCTGCTGTCCAAGGTGACGCCGGTCCTCGACGATTGGCTTCCGGCGGAGGGCGCGGCCCGCAACGGCACGCTCCGGACGCTCGACGAGGCCAGCACCGTGCCGAGAGAGGTCCCGAAGACGGTCTGGGCGCTCGTCGCCGCCGAGTGCGTCCTCCTGTTCGTGCCCGCCGTCCGGGCGCTGTTCGCGACGTTCCTCGATGGTCTCCCCGTGCTCGGTCAGGTCCTGCGTGTCCTGCTGTCCGGTCCGCTGCACGTCCTCGTGGCGGCGATAGCCGTCGCGCTCTGTACCGTCCTTCTCGCCGACGTGGCCCGCTACTGGGTCGCCGATTGGCTCGGCGAATCACCAGCCGAGACCCTCGCGTTGCAGGCCGGTGGGCTGTTCACCACCGCGGTGGTCCTCGTCGGCACCGCCGTCGCGACCGCTCTCGGCGCCTCGCTGTTCGGCGCTCCCGCGACCGGGATGAGCGCCGTGGTCGGCCCCGCCGCCGTCGTCCTCTGTAGCGTGGTCGCGGCGCTTCTCGTCGTCGGTCTCGCCCTCCAATCCGCGAACCTGTTGGCGGCGTACGGCGTCCTCTCGTCGTCGACGGCCGGGTTCTCACTCGGGAGCGCGCTGCTGTTCGGGGCGACGCTCTGGGCCGCGGAACTCGGCGTGGGGACGCCCCTCGTCGTCGGCGGCGTGGCCGCGTCGCTGCTGGTCTGGGACCTCGGCACGCACGCGAGCGGCATCGGAGCGACGCTGGGTCGGGCCGCCGAATCGACCGACAGCCAGTTCGTCCACGCGACCGGGAGCGTCCTCGTCCTCGCGGTGGCCGTCGGCGTGGCCGTCGCCGCGCGCTATCTCCTGGTGCCCGCACTCGCGCCACCCGCGACGCAAGCCGCCGCGTGGCGCTCGGTCGTCGCCCTCGGACTGGTGCTGGTCGCGATACTCGCTTTCGCCGCCGCGTCGGCGCTTCGTGGCGGGCGGCCGAGCGGCGAGTGA